One segment of Anatilimnocola aggregata DNA contains the following:
- a CDS encoding DUF1501 domain-containing protein — protein sequence MNVRTSRRAALQIGAGLFGLNLPQWLQAAPHAGRKSSDISCIFLFLAGGPSQYETFDPKPDAPVEIRGLWQPISTNVAGTHICEKLPLMAQRMDKVTIIRSWQGRNGGHDVGSQHVASGFLPARNEQYFPNFGCLVSALRGNRVPGIPAHLGLPVAARYTNPPGYLGAAYDAFNIKGDPSAPTLQFNKLSVDASRFENRRSLLAQMENLNKLSVQNAGPFEAHDKFGAEAISLLTSGAMARAMNLDEERTSLRERYGQNIYGQRVLMGRRLIEAGARFVTINQAVQGGLFGDGTTDGTWDNHQLLFESMMSVSEAPANAPSGYKWHSYRGPGNLPQLDMSLSALLDDLEERGLLDTTLVVVMGEFGRTPRINKDGGRDHYPNAGCVLMAGAGISRGAVIGATDRSGAFPATRPWTPEDVAASIYHALGIEPHRTYFPRLPRPTPIAAGQVIDGLFA from the coding sequence GTGAACGTACGAACGAGTCGACGTGCTGCACTGCAAATCGGTGCAGGGCTGTTCGGGCTCAATCTTCCCCAATGGTTGCAGGCTGCACCCCACGCTGGTCGCAAGTCCTCAGACATTTCGTGCATCTTTCTGTTCCTGGCTGGCGGACCAAGCCAATATGAAACCTTCGATCCAAAGCCCGATGCGCCCGTTGAAATTCGGGGGCTCTGGCAACCAATCTCGACGAATGTGGCTGGAACTCACATCTGCGAGAAGTTGCCGCTGATGGCGCAGCGGATGGACAAGGTCACCATCATTCGCTCGTGGCAAGGCAGAAACGGCGGCCACGATGTCGGTTCGCAGCACGTAGCATCCGGATTCCTTCCCGCGCGCAACGAACAGTACTTTCCCAACTTTGGTTGCCTTGTCTCCGCACTGCGGGGCAACCGAGTGCCGGGAATACCCGCCCATCTCGGTTTGCCAGTCGCGGCTCGCTATACAAACCCGCCTGGCTATCTTGGCGCCGCGTACGACGCTTTCAATATCAAGGGTGACCCGAGTGCTCCGACCTTGCAGTTCAACAAACTGAGCGTCGATGCCTCACGCTTTGAGAATCGCCGGTCGTTGCTTGCTCAGATGGAGAACCTCAACAAACTCTCCGTCCAAAACGCCGGGCCGTTCGAAGCACACGACAAGTTCGGCGCAGAAGCGATTTCGCTGCTCACCAGCGGTGCGATGGCGCGGGCGATGAACCTGGATGAGGAACGGACATCGCTGCGTGAGCGTTATGGCCAGAACATCTACGGGCAACGCGTCCTCATGGGACGCCGGCTGATCGAAGCCGGGGCGAGGTTCGTGACCATCAACCAAGCCGTCCAAGGTGGGCTGTTCGGCGATGGCACGACGGATGGCACCTGGGATAATCACCAGTTGCTGTTCGAATCGATGATGTCGGTCTCCGAGGCACCTGCGAACGCACCCAGCGGCTACAAGTGGCATTCGTATCGAGGGCCCGGAAACCTGCCGCAATTGGACATGTCCCTCTCGGCCTTGCTCGATGACCTGGAAGAACGTGGCTTACTTGACACAACACTCGTTGTGGTCATGGGCGAGTTTGGACGCACACCCCGCATCAACAAGGACGGCGGCCGAGATCACTATCCCAACGCGGGCTGCGTGCTGATGGCGGGCGCCGGTATTAGTCGTGGCGCTGTGATTGGCGCGACCGATCGTTCAGGAGCATTCCCAGCTACGCGACCTTGGACGCCGGAAGACGTTGCAGCATCGATCTACCATGCCCTGGGCATCGAACCACACCGCACTTATTTCCCAAGACTCCCCCGCCCTACACCAATCGCGGCCGGGCAAGTGATCGACGGCCTGTTTGCCTAG
- a CDS encoding alpha/beta hydrolase, with translation MKGLVLLGVLFIVTSLRAADLPTRDPPTHADASYGSHARNVLDFWRAEGNDPRPLLVFIHGGGWTGGDKLQEGNPQRHWLAKGVSYAAINYRLTTEAPLPAPVHDAARAIQFLRTKANEWNIDTKRICLTGGSAGACTAMWLLCHDDLADPKSMDPVLRESTRVAGAAVFRGQTSIDPRQIEPWLGPNVLQHRMIAMAVGERTIDNALKNYAVHRNAYVEFSPFNHVSRDDPPLFMSCDADLTVPARHASHGIHHPVFGVKLKEKSDSVGMECHLLVGKGTTYKSEKYADAVAFLEAVLRVP, from the coding sequence ATGAAGGGATTGGTCCTGCTCGGTGTGCTGTTTATCGTGACCAGTCTTCGCGCGGCCGATTTGCCGACGCGTGATCCACCAACCCATGCCGATGCTTCCTATGGCTCGCATGCGCGGAATGTGCTCGATTTCTGGCGGGCGGAAGGAAATGACCCTCGGCCGTTGTTGGTTTTTATTCACGGTGGAGGCTGGACCGGTGGTGACAAGCTGCAGGAGGGAAATCCGCAGCGACATTGGCTGGCAAAGGGTGTCTCTTATGCGGCGATCAACTACCGACTGACTACTGAAGCTCCTTTGCCAGCCCCTGTTCACGATGCGGCTCGAGCCATTCAATTTCTGCGCACGAAGGCGAACGAGTGGAACATTGATACGAAACGGATCTGTCTGACCGGCGGGAGCGCCGGGGCGTGTACAGCAATGTGGCTGCTCTGCCATGATGATCTGGCCGATCCCAAGTCCATGGATCCGGTGCTACGCGAGTCGACTCGCGTAGCAGGTGCTGCCGTATTTCGTGGGCAAACCTCGATTGATCCTAGGCAAATCGAACCGTGGCTCGGGCCAAATGTGCTCCAGCATCGGATGATCGCCATGGCAGTCGGTGAACGCACCATCGACAACGCATTGAAGAATTACGCTGTACATCGCAATGCGTATGTCGAGTTTTCTCCCTTTAATCACGTCAGCCGAGATGATCCTCCGCTGTTCATGTCGTGCGACGCTGACCTGACCGTTCCCGCACGGCATGCGAGCCACGGTATCCACCATCCCGTGTTCGGCGTGAAGCTCAAGGAAAAGTCGGATTCCGTTGGGATGGAGTGTCATTTACTCGTCGGAAAGGGAACGACTTATAAATCAGAGAAGTACGCAGACGCCGTAGCGTTCCTTGAGGCCGTATTGCGCGTGCCGTGA
- a CDS encoding outer membrane protein assembly factor BamB family protein has protein sequence MPLPAPGEDWLQWRGPTRDGFYRGLSWPESLDEKNLRTSWRVELGQSYSGPIVSGKRVFTTETVNADKERVRAFDRDTGEELWQTEWKGSLIVPFFAWANGSWIRATPACDGETLYVAGIRDVLVALDVSNGKERWRVNFVDEYKTPVPSFGFVASPLIDGDHLYVQAAAGVVKLDKRTGEVVWREFHDEGGMNGSAFSSPIIATIDGVRQLVVQAREKLAGLALDSGNVLWSQKVPAFRGMNIITPTIIGDLAFTSTYGGKTVAYRIHNSAPMGESPNFSVETAWEEPAQGYMSSPVVIAGHAYVHLRNQRFACFNLESGKRTWTSEPFGKYWSVIARGDRLLALDEKGELLLIAANPSEFKLLSRRKVSDESAWAHLAVADGQLFVRELNALSVLQWKEE, from the coding sequence ATGCCACTTCCGGCCCCTGGAGAAGATTGGCTTCAGTGGCGAGGTCCGACGCGGGATGGTTTCTATCGCGGCCTATCCTGGCCTGAATCGCTCGATGAGAAGAACTTGCGGACCTCCTGGCGGGTCGAACTCGGACAGAGTTATTCAGGGCCGATCGTCAGCGGTAAGCGAGTCTTTACGACGGAAACCGTTAACGCCGATAAAGAGCGAGTCCGTGCGTTCGATCGCGACACAGGCGAGGAATTGTGGCAAACCGAATGGAAAGGTTCGCTAATCGTTCCCTTCTTCGCCTGGGCCAACGGTAGCTGGATTCGCGCGACACCGGCTTGTGATGGTGAGACCCTGTATGTTGCTGGCATCCGCGATGTACTGGTGGCTCTTGATGTTTCCAACGGCAAAGAGCGTTGGAGGGTCAACTTCGTAGATGAATACAAAACGCCGGTTCCCTCGTTCGGATTTGTGGCCTCGCCACTGATCGACGGCGACCATCTGTATGTGCAGGCGGCTGCGGGAGTCGTTAAGCTCGACAAACGTACCGGCGAGGTTGTCTGGCGAGAGTTTCACGACGAAGGCGGTATGAACGGTAGCGCCTTCTCGTCCCCAATTATCGCAACCATCGACGGCGTCCGCCAACTCGTCGTGCAGGCCCGGGAAAAACTAGCTGGCCTCGCGCTCGACAGCGGCAATGTGTTGTGGTCGCAGAAAGTGCCCGCCTTTCGCGGCATGAACATCATTACCCCAACCATCATTGGCGACCTCGCCTTCACCAGCACCTATGGGGGCAAAACAGTCGCGTATCGAATTCATAACAGCGCACCGATGGGCGAATCGCCGAACTTCAGCGTGGAAACCGCTTGGGAGGAACCAGCTCAAGGCTACATGAGTTCGCCGGTCGTGATCGCCGGCCACGCGTATGTTCATCTCCGCAATCAAAGGTTTGCGTGTTTCAATCTTGAGAGCGGTAAGCGTACTTGGACCAGTGAGCCGTTCGGCAAATATTGGAGCGTCATCGCCCGTGGTGATCGACTGCTGGCTTTAGACGAAAAGGGGGAACTGTTGCTCATCGCAGCTAATCCCAGCGAATTCAAGCTCCTCAGCCGTCGAAAGGTAAGTGACGAATCGGCATGGGCTCACTTGGCCGTTGCCGATGGCCAACTCTTCGTGCGTGAATTGAACGCACTTTCCGTCCTGCAATGGAAAGAGGAATAA
- a CDS encoding DUF1592 domain-containing protein: MMYARRPSPLTAVLAWTMAMSGIGSATELPQPVRTLLDRHCTACHDAAEKSGGLDLATLGTDLDNPATFARWVRIHDRIETGEMPPPDAGDALAAQDRAALIKSLGSLLTQEDARQQRSEGRVPLRRLNRTEYENTLRDLFAMPGLAVKDLLPEDGRVDGFDKGSDALEISAVQLRKYLEAADYVLDRAIVRQDRPMVYRTRIRRIGGLAQFGECSFPIQGGQVDLEQIKALRKMRLPEKLPYFETMDSLGILTSARESYRPEVGNFSPYHSGYYRIRTSVWSFDYKAGEMKPARRMQSLALLANERLLAYFDAPSLAAREHEIVVWLNAAETLQLNPANLWPNYSNPLGYDGPCVAVNWVDVEGPLHDAWPPLSHTRLFGNLPLAELSNEKNRPVPRQPPPPLRHPGSVPNHKDGREFQKNQPVWTAASPLPTADAERLLADFLPRAFRRPVAAEEVAEYVKIAHERLAAGDFLETAMRAAYRVALCSPDFLFLNEPPGAADPKDPMALDAYAVAARLSYFLWNSLPDDELTTLAAKRQLSGTALPQQVDRLLADPRSDRFVNDFLDQWLELREIDATSPEGKLYPGFRLDLRDAMLAEPRAYFRELLTHDLGAAHAIDSDFLMVNQRLAEHYGIVGVEGSAIRRVAVPPGCVRGGFLTQAAVLKVTANGTTTSPVLRGAWVLDRLLGRAPLPPPPDIAAVDPDVRGATTIREQLDKHRNHASCAGCHAQIDPPGFALESFDVIGGQRTRYRHTGETGDLPSREEFVNVPAKTILESFRYGLPVDASGTTADGKAFRNVAEYKQLLLRDQEVVARALVERLILYATGSPVSFADRAQVERILTAAQKSEYGLRTLLHQVVQSPLFRRK, translated from the coding sequence ATGATGTATGCTCGCCGGCCGTCGCCTCTCACTGCCGTATTAGCCTGGACCATGGCCATGTCAGGCATCGGCTCGGCCACCGAGTTGCCTCAACCGGTGCGGACCTTGCTCGACCGTCATTGCACGGCTTGCCACGATGCCGCGGAGAAATCGGGCGGCCTCGATCTTGCGACGCTCGGAACGGATCTCGATAACCCGGCGACCTTCGCGCGCTGGGTGCGCATTCACGACCGCATCGAGACCGGCGAAATGCCTCCCCCCGATGCGGGCGACGCACTCGCGGCGCAAGATCGCGCTGCCCTGATCAAATCGCTCGGCAGCCTACTGACGCAAGAAGACGCACGGCAGCAACGAAGCGAAGGCCGCGTCCCCTTGCGGCGGCTCAATCGTACGGAGTACGAAAACACGCTCCGCGATCTGTTCGCCATGCCGGGGCTCGCGGTCAAAGATCTGCTGCCGGAAGACGGTCGTGTCGACGGCTTCGATAAAGGGAGCGACGCGCTCGAAATCTCGGCCGTTCAACTGCGCAAGTACCTCGAAGCCGCCGACTATGTGCTCGATCGTGCCATCGTTCGCCAAGATCGTCCGATGGTGTATCGGACTCGCATCCGTCGCATCGGCGGTTTGGCACAGTTCGGCGAGTGTTCGTTTCCGATCCAAGGCGGCCAAGTCGATCTGGAGCAAATCAAAGCCTTGCGAAAAATGCGGCTTCCGGAAAAGCTGCCGTACTTCGAAACTATGGATTCGCTTGGCATACTGACGAGCGCGCGTGAATCATATCGTCCGGAGGTCGGCAACTTCTCGCCGTATCATTCCGGTTACTACCGTATCCGCACGTCGGTGTGGAGCTTCGACTACAAGGCCGGCGAAATGAAACCGGCGCGGCGGATGCAATCGTTGGCCCTGTTGGCGAACGAGCGGCTGCTGGCGTATTTCGATGCGCCGTCATTGGCGGCGCGCGAGCATGAGATTGTGGTCTGGTTGAATGCGGCCGAGACGCTGCAACTCAACCCGGCCAACCTCTGGCCGAACTACTCCAACCCGCTGGGATACGACGGGCCGTGTGTGGCCGTCAACTGGGTGGACGTCGAAGGCCCATTGCACGACGCTTGGCCGCCGTTGAGTCACACGCGACTGTTCGGCAATCTGCCGCTGGCAGAATTGTCGAACGAGAAGAATCGACCGGTACCGCGTCAGCCGCCCCCTCCGCTGCGTCATCCGGGCTCCGTTCCGAACCATAAGGACGGCCGCGAATTTCAAAAGAATCAACCGGTTTGGACCGCTGCCTCGCCGTTGCCGACAGCCGACGCAGAGCGGCTGCTGGCCGACTTTCTGCCCCGTGCGTTTCGTCGCCCCGTCGCTGCCGAAGAGGTCGCCGAGTACGTCAAGATTGCGCATGAGCGTCTCGCCGCAGGCGATTTTCTTGAGACCGCCATGCGGGCCGCGTATCGCGTCGCTCTCTGTTCGCCCGACTTCTTGTTCCTCAACGAACCTCCGGGGGCCGCCGACCCGAAGGACCCGATGGCCCTCGATGCCTATGCCGTCGCCGCGCGGTTGTCGTATTTCTTGTGGAACTCGCTTCCCGACGACGAACTAACCACCCTTGCGGCGAAGCGACAACTCAGCGGCACGGCCCTCCCACAGCAAGTCGATCGCCTGCTCGCCGATCCGCGCTCCGATCGCTTTGTGAACGACTTTCTCGATCAATGGCTGGAGCTGCGCGAAATCGATGCGACCAGCCCCGAAGGAAAGCTCTATCCCGGTTTCCGCCTCGACCTGCGCGATGCGATGCTCGCCGAGCCACGGGCCTATTTCCGCGAGCTGCTCACGCACGATCTCGGTGCGGCCCATGCGATTGATTCCGACTTTTTGATGGTGAACCAGCGCCTGGCCGAGCATTACGGGATAGTGGGCGTGGAAGGGAGCGCGATCCGCCGCGTCGCTGTGCCGCCGGGCTGCGTCCGCGGCGGCTTTTTGACCCAAGCCGCCGTGCTGAAAGTGACGGCCAACGGGACTACGACTTCGCCGGTGCTGCGCGGCGCTTGGGTGCTCGACCGCCTGCTCGGCCGTGCGCCGCTGCCGCCGCCGCCGGATATCGCGGCCGTCGACCCCGACGTGCGCGGCGCCACGACCATTCGTGAGCAACTCGACAAGCATCGCAATCACGCGAGCTGCGCCGGTTGCCACGCCCAGATCGACCCGCCGGGCTTCGCATTGGAAAGCTTCGACGTGATCGGCGGCCAGCGGACCCGCTATCGCCATACCGGCGAGACGGGCGACTTGCCGAGTCGCGAGGAATTCGTCAACGTGCCGGCCAAGACGATACTTGAGAGCTTTCGATACGGTCTACCGGTCGACGCTTCGGGCACGACGGCCGACGGCAAAGCTTTCCGCAACGTCGCGGAATACAAACAACTGCTGCTGCGCGATCAGGAGGTCGTGGCCCGGGCGCTCGTCGAACGATTGATCCTCTACGCGACCGGCTCGCCGGTCAGTTTTGCCGATCGGGCCCAGGTCGAGCGCATCCTTACGGCGGCGCAGAAAAGCGAATACGGACTGCGGACGCTGTTACACCAAGTCGTACAATCCCCCCTCTTTCGCCGGAAGTAA
- a CDS encoding DUF1552 domain-containing protein, which produces MNSLKRCALSRRTFLRSVGVSLSLPLFDAMTPALARAAEQDTARRLVAVQTNLGIMPHLFFPEMEGSDYELSPYLKLLEPVRRDFTVFSGLSHPGVDGGHANEKAFLTGAPHPAGAGFRNTVSLDQVVAEQVGSRTRLPSLTLNVSAGNGTSSMSFTRAGVAIPAESSVAALYKRLFIQGTAQETAARVEDLKAGRSLLDSVRARAGRLEMTVGPADRRRLDQYFTSIRELEQQLLQAEAWEYKPKPQVSLAEPKDVDGPALLISQLRMMFDLIRLALETDSTRVVSLYVVPLGTLSAIPGVEHETHSLTHHGNRPEMIDELRKIEEAQLAAVRDFLLGLQTANETGTSLLDRTAVVYGTCMGNANGHTNKNWPMLLAGGGFKHGRHLAFDRDRNYPLANLYVSLLQRLGFESDRFASSTGTMRGLEMTA; this is translated from the coding sequence ATGAACTCGCTCAAGCGTTGTGCCCTCTCGCGTCGCACATTTCTGCGCAGCGTCGGCGTCTCGCTGTCGCTGCCGCTATTCGACGCCATGACGCCGGCCCTGGCCCGAGCGGCTGAACAAGATACCGCACGACGGCTCGTCGCCGTGCAAACGAATCTCGGCATCATGCCGCACCTGTTCTTCCCGGAAATGGAAGGTTCCGATTACGAGCTGTCGCCGTATTTGAAACTGCTCGAGCCGGTCCGCCGCGACTTCACAGTCTTCTCGGGGCTGTCGCATCCCGGCGTCGATGGCGGTCACGCCAACGAAAAGGCGTTTCTCACCGGCGCGCCGCATCCGGCGGGGGCGGGCTTTCGGAACACCGTGTCGCTCGATCAAGTCGTGGCCGAACAGGTCGGCAGCCGCACCCGCCTGCCGAGCCTGACGCTCAACGTCAGCGCCGGAAACGGTACGAGCAGCATGTCGTTCACTCGCGCGGGCGTCGCGATTCCCGCCGAGTCGAGCGTCGCCGCGCTCTACAAACGGTTGTTCATCCAAGGGACGGCCCAAGAGACTGCCGCCCGTGTGGAAGACCTCAAGGCCGGCCGAAGCCTGCTCGATTCGGTTCGCGCGCGGGCCGGTCGTTTAGAAATGACGGTGGGGCCGGCCGATCGTCGGCGTCTCGATCAGTATTTCACCTCGATCCGCGAACTGGAGCAGCAACTGCTGCAGGCCGAAGCGTGGGAGTACAAACCGAAGCCGCAGGTTTCACTGGCGGAGCCGAAGGACGTCGACGGTCCGGCGCTGTTGATCTCGCAACTGCGGATGATGTTCGATTTGATTCGGTTGGCCCTGGAGACCGACTCAACCCGCGTCGTCAGCTTATACGTCGTTCCGCTCGGAACGCTGTCGGCCATCCCCGGCGTCGAGCATGAAACGCACTCGCTAACGCATCACGGTAACCGGCCCGAGATGATCGACGAACTGCGAAAGATCGAAGAAGCGCAGCTCGCCGCCGTCCGCGATTTTCTCCTCGGCCTGCAAACCGCGAACGAAACAGGCACGTCGTTGCTCGACCGCACGGCCGTGGTTTACGGCACCTGCATGGGGAACGCCAACGGCCACACGAACAAGAACTGGCCCATGCTGCTCGCCGGCGGCGGATTCAAGCACGGCCGACATCTGGCTTTCGATCGCGATCGCAACTATCCGCTAGCGAATCTCTATGTGTCACTGTTGCAACGCCTCGGGTTCGAATCAGACCGGTTTGCTTCGAGCACAGGCACGATGCGCGGTTTGGAAATGACCGCGTAA
- a CDS encoding DUF1501 domain-containing protein — MVDMLRWRAMGAVDDRQRAKSVIVVFLAGGPSHIDMYDLKPDAPAEIRGEFQPIETNVPGLRVCELMPRHATIADKFSVVNGVEMLDTHSAWVVMTGFGEREKRPVFGSYISRIRGSSVGGMPTYVSLRGENGADPGEPAWLGAAHRPFTPSGEGMSSLQLSREISTDRFDERRGLLRDMDRLPPNAQDQLGNVAGFDGFRDQALEIIRSPKTRTAFDISQEPKALQDAYGPAKRLLQARRLVEAGVPVVTLSMAGTICPPGDWDTHAGTDQKSQTNFYALRQKLPIYDKAIHTLITDLHDRGLDKDVLLVVHGEFGRTPKINKFGGRDHWAPASSVLFSGGGLQMGQVVGDTGPRAERAVDTNYSGQNILATIYRHLGIDLETKLNDLSGRPRYLLDDTRPIRELI, encoded by the coding sequence ATGGTGGACATGCTTCGCTGGCGAGCGATGGGAGCGGTGGATGACCGGCAGCGGGCTAAGTCAGTGATTGTCGTTTTTCTTGCTGGTGGACCAAGCCACATCGACATGTACGATTTGAAGCCGGACGCTCCCGCCGAAATTCGCGGCGAATTCCAGCCGATCGAAACAAATGTTCCGGGCCTGCGCGTCTGCGAATTGATGCCGCGGCACGCGACGATCGCGGACAAGTTTTCGGTGGTAAACGGCGTGGAAATGTTGGACACGCATAGCGCCTGGGTGGTGATGACCGGTTTTGGGGAACGTGAAAAGCGGCCGGTGTTTGGCAGTTACATCAGTCGTATTCGTGGCAGCAGCGTAGGCGGCATGCCTACCTACGTTTCGCTGCGCGGCGAAAATGGCGCTGATCCCGGCGAACCGGCTTGGCTGGGCGCGGCTCATCGGCCATTCACGCCCAGTGGCGAAGGGATGAGCAGCCTGCAACTTTCGCGCGAAATCTCCACCGACCGCTTCGACGAGCGGCGCGGCCTGTTGCGTGATATGGACCGCCTGCCGCCGAACGCTCAGGATCAATTAGGTAATGTCGCGGGTTTTGATGGCTTTCGCGATCAGGCGCTGGAGATCATTCGTTCGCCGAAGACGCGTACCGCGTTCGACATCAGCCAGGAACCGAAGGCACTGCAAGACGCTTACGGCCCGGCCAAACGCTTGCTGCAAGCGCGACGGTTGGTTGAAGCGGGCGTCCCCGTGGTGACGCTTTCGATGGCGGGTACTATCTGCCCGCCGGGCGACTGGGATACCCACGCCGGTACCGACCAAAAGTCGCAAACCAACTTCTATGCCCTCCGGCAGAAGTTGCCCATTTACGATAAAGCGATTCATACCCTGATCACTGATTTGCACGATCGCGGTTTGGATAAGGACGTGTTGTTGGTGGTGCATGGCGAATTTGGCCGAACGCCCAAAATCAACAAGTTCGGCGGTCGCGACCACTGGGCTCCCGCCAGTTCCGTCTTGTTTTCGGGGGGGGGGCTGCAAATGGGCCAAGTCGTGGGCGACACCGGCCCACGGGCCGAACGAGCGGTAGATACGAATTACTCAGGCCAAAACATCCTGGCGACCATCTATCGCCACTTGGGAATTGACCTGGAAACCAAGTTGAACGATCTTTCGGGCCGACCACGCTATTTGCTGGACGACACGCGCCCCATTCGCGAACTGATCTAA
- a CDS encoding exo-alpha-sialidase, with translation MRQFCYATLFVLLSVSALIGEEPVESAVVLKLNVTITDPLAIEFGELPKITGEHAVVCPGTEELKFQLHNYLIHHDGKYWCMFSHGPVVEDVPTQFVSYATSDDGLKWTAAKPVMTAPEAPYAYIARGFWLRDGELLALVAHFRDKGAFGVNKELKLEAYVWDKTADAWKFKDVLYEDAINNFEPQSLKDGSWLITRRDARFNVYMLRGGVKALDDWESFPVMQRLQYKPMVPDEPLCLMLPDGRIHALFRDNGGSQKLFRSFSSDGGKSWTKPELTNFPNATSKIYSIRLKSGAWVLISNACVGGPPMIAGRRSLYVSLSEDGLTFTKMAQLVIPMTKATTFQYPHAIEHNEHLLIAFSQKKMQTEVLKVPLASVEALRK, from the coding sequence ATGAGACAGTTTTGTTACGCGACACTCTTCGTACTGCTGTCCGTTTCTGCCTTAATTGGCGAAGAGCCGGTCGAGTCGGCCGTCGTGCTTAAGTTGAATGTTACGATCACCGATCCCTTGGCAATCGAATTCGGCGAGCTTCCCAAGATTACCGGCGAACATGCCGTCGTCTGTCCCGGGACGGAAGAGTTGAAGTTTCAACTGCACAATTATCTGATTCACCACGACGGCAAATATTGGTGCATGTTCAGTCATGGACCCGTTGTCGAAGACGTGCCGACTCAGTTTGTCAGCTATGCGACCAGCGACGATGGTCTGAAGTGGACCGCAGCGAAGCCAGTCATGACGGCACCCGAGGCTCCGTATGCATACATTGCCCGTGGGTTCTGGCTGCGAGACGGCGAATTGCTCGCGCTGGTCGCTCACTTTCGAGATAAAGGAGCATTCGGAGTCAACAAAGAATTGAAACTTGAAGCTTACGTCTGGGACAAGACGGCCGACGCTTGGAAGTTCAAAGACGTCTTGTACGAAGACGCCATCAATAACTTCGAGCCACAGTCGTTGAAAGACGGATCGTGGCTGATAACCCGCCGCGACGCGCGGTTCAACGTGTACATGCTCCGCGGCGGCGTGAAGGCGCTCGACGACTGGGAGTCGTTCCCTGTGATGCAACGGCTCCAGTATAAACCAATGGTCCCGGACGAACCGCTCTGTTTAATGTTGCCCGACGGCCGCATTCATGCGTTGTTCCGCGACAACGGTGGTTCGCAAAAACTGTTTCGCTCGTTTTCTTCCGACGGCGGCAAGTCCTGGACTAAGCCGGAGTTGACGAACTTTCCCAATGCGACGAGCAAGATCTATTCGATCCGGCTGAAAAGCGGTGCGTGGGTTTTGATCTCGAACGCCTGCGTCGGCGGACCGCCGATGATAGCCGGCCGTCGCTCGCTGTACGTGTCACTGTCGGAGGACGGCCTGACTTTCACGAAGATGGCGCAGCTTGTGATCCCCATGACCAAGGCGACGACGTTTCAGTATCCGCACGCGATCGAGCACAACGAGCATCTGCTCATCGCCTTCTCGCAGAAGAAAATGCAAACTGAGGTGCTCAAGGTGCCGCTGGCATCAGTCGAGGCATTGCGAAAGTGA